From Ignavibacteria bacterium, one genomic window encodes:
- a CDS encoding DUF1801 domain-containing protein translates to METKTTTIDQYLKTVDADKRRVLEDIRSSIRALVPDAVECINYGVPTFKLNGKNLIHFAAAKNHCSLFPGPGAIAAFSEELTAFATSKGTIRFTVESPLPKSLVRKIVKHLVEKTSSRA, encoded by the coding sequence ATGGAAACCAAAACTACTACCATTGACCAGTACCTCAAAACGGTTGACGCAGATAAGCGGCGTGTTCTTGAGGACATACGTTCATCCATCCGCGCTCTCGTACCTGATGCAGTTGAGTGCATCAACTACGGTGTTCCAACCTTTAAACTCAACGGCAAGAACCTCATCCATTTTGCAGCAGCAAAGAACCATTGCTCGCTTTTTCCAGGTCCCGGCGCAATAGCGGCTTTCTCTGAGGAACTTACTGCCTTTGCTACGAGTAAAGGAACCATTCGATTTACGGTGGAGAGCCCCTTACCGAAGAGTTTGGTGAGGAAGATCGTAAAACACCTTGTCGAAAAGACGTCATCCCGAGCGTAG
- a CDS encoding DUF1801 domain-containing protein — protein MTEQTDVEEYLRTFEHPNKEVLLRVREIILGVDPKIQEGIKWKVPSFRTTEFFATFHVRSKKGMGLVLHFGAKKRQDLPERSTISDPTNLLEWLSDDRAMITFGSIQEVDKSEHEFANIIRQWSKLV, from the coding sequence ATGACTGAACAAACCGATGTTGAAGAATATCTCCGCACGTTTGAGCACCCTAACAAGGAAGTTCTGTTGCGCGTGCGTGAGATCATACTCGGCGTTGATCCCAAGATTCAAGAAGGCATCAAGTGGAAGGTGCCCAGCTTCCGCACCACCGAATTCTTCGCAACGTTTCATGTCAGGTCGAAGAAGGGTATGGGGCTTGTCCTTCATTTTGGTGCGAAGAAACGCCAAGATCTGCCCGAACGGTCAACGATCTCAGATCCCACGAACCTGCTCGAGTGGCTATCTGATGACCGGGCGATGATCACATTTGGATCGATCCAAGAGGTTGACAAGAGCGAGCATGAGTTCGCAAACATCATACGTCAGTGGAGTAAACTTGTCTGA
- a CDS encoding VOC family protein, with translation MPHKPFTIKSLSFVSLYMRDIEAAVAFYTSVFGPHEYTEENEILYGWRMGSTWLTMFPSTAGTATDRNPCNTEFAIEVSSPAEVDVLYAALVSAGATIGMTPRDTTMYVPMRFCCVDDPFGVRIDVYCPLGTDL, from the coding sequence ATGCCGCACAAACCATTCACGATCAAGAGCCTGAGTTTTGTTTCGCTCTACATGCGAGACATTGAAGCTGCCGTGGCATTTTATACCTCAGTGTTCGGTCCGCACGAGTACACAGAAGAGAATGAGATCCTCTACGGTTGGAGAATGGGATCCACGTGGTTGACGATGTTCCCAAGCACCGCCGGAACCGCCACAGATCGTAATCCGTGTAATACGGAGTTTGCCATTGAAGTGTCGTCTCCAGCTGAGGTTGATGTGCTCTACGCTGCTCTTGTCTCAGCAGGGGCAACTATAGGAATGACTCCTCGAGATACAACCATGTATGTGCCGATGCGATTCTGCTGTGTTGACGATCCCTTTGGCGTCAGGATCGATGTCTATTGTCCGCTTGGAACAGACCTATGA
- a CDS encoding type II toxin-antitoxin system RelE/ParE family toxin yields the protein MYFKEKVIVWIHGSVRTPPFSAEARKKTGLLLRVLQLGGLISMPFSRPLPMIGRNCHELRINDGNVTWRIIYRIDTEVILVVDVFKKKTETLPTSVIKTCIASFRWYDLQED from the coding sequence ATGTACTTCAAAGAAAAGGTCATCGTTTGGATTCATGGTTCAGTAAGAACTCCACCGTTTTCGGCGGAGGCAAGGAAAAAGACAGGCTTACTCTTGCGGGTTCTGCAGCTAGGTGGCTTGATCTCAATGCCATTTTCGCGGCCTTTACCGATGATCGGTCGAAACTGCCATGAGCTACGAATCAATGACGGAAATGTGACATGGAGAATCATCTACAGAATCGATACGGAAGTCATACTTGTCGTCGATGTGTTCAAGAAGAAGACAGAAACACTTCCTACGTCAGTTATCAAAACATGCATCGCAAGTTTTCGATGGTATGACCTACAGGAGGATTGA
- a CDS encoding tetratricopeptide repeat protein, whose amino-acid sequence MSTMLQQIDDAILGIRKPMLDRLVAEMPADPEPWWLQLWLNLELQCSQRNLQGARSAFASFTALPPSKRPYDLHYRMVTGWTQFLAESTEVDEALDLMQDLDVDTMTDVGYQARALRTLALCATQQGRYDDAQTHGEHAVALLGALPYPAALGNALTELATIYSRKGLLADAVRMQFRAYETFTTLDNPIALAIAMLNLGVLYGETGNREKARTYFEQVRTIDTGADAERFATYAALNIGLLHLEDNDATQAIHELLVAERLSTDKSKWSMATGARRGLSAAHRVLGNIEQARLWLQRAEDALAMASNEPQRITHVIEEARLLMCEGDHQKAIDILEPIADAARQRADVSALLRSLAELHVAYAATQASSRAYQCLLERTQLETSVTNTTAQQRLALFTVEREREEERRTAQRERDLLHSVMPGTVAERILSGERRIADVHTDVAILFADLVGFTTISENMEPKEVLDFIERIFTQFDTIIEHHGLVRIKTIGDAYMAVANLPDMVSQPAHRAAHCAMDMMKAITDGTYGVRVRIGMHIGTVVAGVIGATRPMYDIWGDAVNIAARMEQHSEPGRIHISQAFAEELQGFGVTERGTIEVKGKGMMTTYWLERL is encoded by the coding sequence ATGTCAACTATGCTCCAACAGATCGACGATGCTATCCTCGGTATCCGCAAGCCTATGCTGGATAGACTGGTAGCGGAAATGCCCGCCGACCCTGAGCCATGGTGGTTGCAACTATGGCTCAATTTGGAACTGCAGTGTTCTCAACGGAATCTGCAAGGTGCACGGTCAGCGTTTGCTTCGTTCACTGCACTGCCCCCTTCCAAAAGACCGTACGATCTACACTACCGAATGGTGACGGGTTGGACGCAGTTCTTGGCGGAATCCACGGAGGTAGACGAGGCACTCGATTTGATGCAAGACCTCGATGTAGATACCATGACGGATGTTGGCTATCAGGCACGCGCACTTCGCACACTGGCACTCTGCGCAACGCAACAAGGTCGATATGACGATGCCCAAACACACGGTGAACACGCCGTTGCTCTTCTTGGCGCACTTCCCTACCCTGCAGCCTTGGGCAATGCCCTTACCGAGTTAGCTACGATCTATAGTCGAAAGGGGCTCCTAGCCGATGCGGTACGCATGCAGTTCAGGGCCTATGAAACGTTCACGACGTTGGATAATCCTATAGCGCTAGCGATCGCCATGTTAAATCTTGGTGTGCTGTATGGCGAAACGGGTAATCGCGAGAAGGCACGCACATACTTCGAACAGGTACGCACGATCGACACCGGCGCCGATGCAGAGAGATTTGCTACGTATGCTGCGCTGAACATTGGCCTATTGCACCTTGAGGACAACGATGCGACGCAGGCCATTCACGAACTGCTGGTAGCTGAACGCTTGAGCACAGACAAGAGCAAATGGTCAATGGCAACCGGCGCACGACGTGGGCTGTCCGCAGCACATCGGGTGTTGGGTAACATCGAACAGGCACGGTTGTGGCTTCAGAGAGCAGAAGATGCTCTTGCTATGGCTTCAAACGAACCGCAGCGGATAACTCATGTCATCGAAGAGGCTCGGTTGTTGATGTGCGAAGGTGATCACCAGAAAGCGATCGACATTCTAGAGCCAATTGCTGATGCGGCACGTCAACGCGCAGATGTGTCGGCTCTGCTTCGTTCGCTGGCAGAACTCCACGTTGCCTATGCCGCCACGCAAGCGTCCAGCCGTGCTTACCAGTGCTTGCTCGAGCGCACTCAATTGGAGACATCGGTCACGAATACGACAGCTCAACAACGACTAGCACTGTTCACAGTAGAACGTGAGCGAGAAGAAGAACGTCGCACCGCTCAACGCGAGCGAGATCTTCTTCATTCAGTGATGCCTGGTACGGTTGCAGAAAGAATTCTCTCCGGCGAACGCCGCATTGCAGATGTCCACACTGACGTCGCGATTCTCTTTGCCGACCTCGTTGGCTTTACCACGATCTCGGAAAACATGGAACCCAAGGAAGTGTTGGACTTCATCGAGCGAATCTTCACGCAATTCGATACGATCATCGAACATCACGGCCTCGTTCGGATCAAAACCATCGGCGATGCCTACATGGCTGTGGCCAATTTGCCAGACATGGTATCACAACCTGCGCATCGAGCAGCCCATTGTGCTATGGACATGATGAAGGCAATAACCGATGGAACCTATGGAGTTCGCGTGCGCATTGGTATGCACATCGGCACCGTAGTTGCCGGCGTTATCGGCGCTACGCGACCCATGTACGACATCTGGGGTGACGCTGTCAATATTGCAGCACGCATGGAGCAACACAGCGAACCCGGACGTATTCACATCAGCCAAGCGTTTGCAGAAGAGCTGCAGGGTTTCGGGGTTACGGAGCGCGGAACTATAGAGGTCAAGGGTAAGGGTATGATGACAACCTACTGGTTGGAGCGATTGTGA
- a CDS encoding helix-turn-helix domain-containing protein encodes MNDVRKRRLESAGFRVGSVAEFLTLTPSEEKYVNIKASLVMEVYTRRKKCHLTQTELAERVGTSQSRIAKLEAGDPSVSFDLLIRVLIALDMPEKAIVATVVGKRSPASSKRSGSRA; translated from the coding sequence ATGAATGATGTTCGAAAAAGACGACTAGAGTCTGCGGGGTTTAGAGTGGGCTCTGTTGCTGAGTTCCTTACCCTCACACCAAGTGAGGAAAAGTATGTCAACATCAAGGCTTCTCTTGTAATGGAAGTGTATACCCGACGGAAAAAGTGTCATCTCACACAAACGGAGCTTGCAGAACGAGTCGGTACAAGCCAATCTAGGATCGCGAAACTCGAAGCCGGCGATCCGTCCGTGTCTTTCGACCTCTTGATCCGTGTTCTTATAGCCCTCGACATGCCGGAGAAGGCCATCGTTGCAACGGTCGTGGGTAAAAGATCCCCTGCTTCGAGTAAGAGGTCTGGCTCACGGGCATAG